A window of Mesomycoplasma lagogenitalium contains these coding sequences:
- the glpO gene encoding type 2 glycerol-3-phosphate oxidase: MQKHKYDIVIIGGGIIGASIAYELSQYKLKTLLLEKNPVYADETSKGNSGAIHGGFDPDPGKIEAKLNVLGNQLWREKIFQDLDFPKAQVDSLILAFNEKEMEHVHMLYERGLTNKVPKEFLKIISKEEVLKREPNVNPNVVGALLCTSSWAIEPVRATYAFLGASEQNGVELKNNSEVTDIKYEKNEFTITLKSNEKIQANVVINAAGHYADVLAEKAGYGDFKQTTRRGEYRILSRSEAGIVNSICFKVPTIHGKGVIVAPMLDGRVLVGPTAQENVAKEDTRLVTKEKFDLIGEIGKEIIPSIRLEKTEITLAGSRPIDIETNDFVIRSAKENVKFINAAGMQSPALASAPAIAIEIAKLVEKAGLKLEKNPNYNAKYKVRF; encoded by the coding sequence ATGCAGAAACATAAATACGATATAGTAATTATTGGTGGAGGAATTATCGGAGCTTCCATCGCCTATGAATTATCACAATATAAATTAAAAACACTTTTATTAGAAAAAAATCCCGTGTATGCTGATGAAACTTCAAAGGGAAATTCAGGGGCAATTCACGGAGGATTTGATCCAGATCCTGGTAAAATCGAAGCGAAATTAAATGTTTTAGGTAATCAACTTTGAAGAGAAAAAATTTTTCAAGATTTAGATTTTCCTAAAGCACAAGTTGATTCGTTGATTTTAGCATTTAACGAAAAAGAAATGGAACATGTTCATATGCTTTATGAAAGAGGGTTGACTAATAAAGTTCCAAAAGAGTTTTTAAAAATTATTTCAAAGGAAGAAGTTTTAAAAAGAGAGCCCAATGTTAATCCTAATGTTGTTGGAGCTTTATTATGTACAAGTTCATGAGCGATTGAACCGGTTCGAGCAACTTATGCATTTTTAGGAGCAAGTGAGCAAAATGGTGTAGAGCTAAAAAATAATAGTGAAGTAACTGATATTAAATACGAAAAAAATGAATTTACAATTACATTAAAATCAAATGAAAAAATTCAAGCAAATGTAGTAATTAATGCAGCAGGTCATTATGCAGATGTTTTAGCAGAAAAAGCTGGATATGGTGATTTTAAACAAACAACTAGACGTGGAGAGTATCGAATTTTATCAAGATCAGAAGCTGGAATTGTAAATTCTATTTGTTTTAAAGTTCCCACTATTCATGGAAAAGGTGTAATTGTTGCACCAATGCTTGACGGTCGTGTTTTAGTTGGCCCAACCGCTCAAGAAAATGTTGCTAAAGAAGATACTAGATTAGTGACAAAAGAAAAATTTGATTTAATCGGTGAAATTGGAAAAGAAATTATTCCATCAATTAGATTGGAAAAAACTGAAATTACTTTAGCAGGTTCTCGTCCAATTGATATAGAAACAAATGATTTTGTTATTAGATCAGCAAAAGAAAATGTTAAATTCATTAATGCAGCAGGAATGCAATCACCAGCACTGGCATCAGCACCAGCAATTGCGATTGAAATTGCAAAATTGGTAGAAAAAGCTGGATTAAAATTAGAAAAAAATCCAAATTACAATGCAAAATACAAAGTTAGATTTTAA
- the glpK gene encoding glycerol kinase GlpK, with amino-acid sequence MKDKYIITLDSGTTSCRSLVVDHGGNIVASSQTEFTQYFPNSGWVEHDPLEIWNTQLSTMQSAKHKAKIKSTDIVGLGITNQRETVVLWDKETGLPVYNAIVWQDRRTSEYCETLTSQSGLAEKIADKTGLIINPYFSGTKIRWILKNVPEAQQKLKEHKLLAGTIDTWLMWKLTDGKVHATDVSNASRTLLYNIHTLDWDQEILDLLEIPREILPEVKASSEHYGYVSPHYWSNKAVGKVPITGVAGDQQSALFGQLCTEVGMVKNTYGTGCFTLVNTGTTAVKSKNKLLTTIAWKLGKEKVVYALEGSVFVAGAALQWLRDSIRILYNAAESDFFASLVKDDQRVYVVPSFTGLGAPYWDSYSRGAIFGLERGTKREHLIKATLDSIAYQSNDLIKAMEKDLEKPIILLKVDGGASNSNYLMQFQSSISNLKVERPSNIETTALGASYLAGLAVGYWKDVEELKKINSSNKVFEPQLSQAEIDKLIKGWNTAVKKTLNWTKDIE; translated from the coding sequence ATGAAAGATAAATACATTATTACACTTGATTCAGGAACAACTTCTTGTCGTTCTTTAGTAGTTGATCACGGCGGAAATATTGTTGCAAGCAGTCAAACAGAATTTACACAATATTTCCCTAATTCAGGTTGAGTTGAGCACGATCCATTAGAAATTTGAAATACTCAACTTTCAACAATGCAAAGCGCAAAACATAAAGCTAAAATTAAATCAACTGATATTGTAGGTTTAGGAATTACAAACCAAAGGGAAACAGTTGTTTTATGAGATAAAGAAACTGGACTACCAGTTTATAATGCAATTGTTTGACAAGATCGTAGAACTTCTGAATATTGTGAAACTTTAACATCTCAATCTGGTTTAGCAGAAAAAATTGCTGATAAAACAGGATTGATTATTAATCCATATTTTAGTGGAACAAAAATTAGATGAATTTTAAAAAATGTTCCAGAAGCACAGCAAAAATTAAAAGAACATAAATTACTAGCAGGAACTATTGATACTTGATTAATGTGAAAATTAACTGATGGTAAAGTTCATGCTACCGATGTTTCAAATGCTTCAAGAACTCTTTTATATAATATTCACACTTTAGATTGAGATCAAGAAATTTTAGATTTATTAGAAATTCCAAGAGAAATACTTCCAGAAGTTAAAGCATCTTCTGAACATTATGGATATGTAAGTCCTCATTATTGATCAAATAAAGCTGTTGGTAAAGTTCCAATTACAGGAGTAGCAGGTGATCAACAATCAGCATTATTTGGACAATTGTGTACTGAAGTTGGGATGGTTAAAAATACATATGGAACTGGATGTTTTACTTTAGTTAATACAGGAACAACAGCAGTAAAAAGTAAAAATAAACTATTAACAACAATTGCTTGAAAATTAGGTAAAGAAAAAGTTGTTTATGCATTAGAAGGATCAGTTTTTGTTGCTGGAGCTGCATTACAATGATTAAGAGATTCAATAAGAATTTTATATAATGCAGCTGAATCAGATTTTTTCGCTTCATTAGTAAAAGATGATCAAAGAGTTTATGTGGTTCCTTCATTTACAGGATTAGGAGCACCATATTGAGATTCATATTCTAGGGGAGCAATTTTTGGACTTGAAAGAGGTACTAAAAGAGAACATTTAATTAAAGCAACATTAGATTCAATTGCTTATCAATCTAATGATTTAATTAAAGCGATGGAAAAAGATTTAGAAAAACCAATTATTTTATTAAAAGTAGATGGTGGTGCATCAAATTCAAATTATTTAATGCAATTTCAATCGTCAATTTCTAATTTAAAAGTTGAAAGACCATCAAATATTGAAACTACTGCACTAGGTGCTTCATATTTAGCAGGATTAGCTGTAGGATATTGAAAAGATGTTGAAGAACTTAAAAAAATTAATAGTAGCAATAAAGTATTTGAACCACAATTATCACAAGCTGAAATTGATAAATTAATTAAAGGATGAAACACTGCTGTTAAAAAAACTTTAAATTGAACTAAAGATATTGAATAG
- a CDS encoding MIP/aquaporin family protein, translating to MDSLLLLSEFLGTLVLILLGNGVGYATSAKRMFGNQPGKWVVITFGWGIAVCMGVIVSASLGGFGHLNPAVSVFSAIANKDAYHLAFIPFQFLGAFAGQIILNFINWKHIKETDLATVRGNHCTGPAFANKEKATIFNFSYELVATLTLIGLIFATSKGANVTSLSQLGPIPVTLLIVGLGMSLGSSTGYALNPARDLGPRIIYWLMELTVLKSRKEEFVGANWGYSWIPVVSPLVAGAIIGGFALI from the coding sequence ATGGATAGTTTATTATTATTGTCCGAATTTTTAGGGACACTAGTTTTAATTTTATTAGGTAATGGTGTTGGTTATGCAACATCAGCAAAAAGAATGTTTGGTAATCAACCTGGAAAATGAGTTGTAATTACCTTCGGTTGAGGAATTGCTGTTTGTATGGGAGTAATTGTTTCAGCATCATTAGGAGGATTTGGTCATTTAAATCCTGCCGTATCAGTATTTAGTGCAATAGCTAATAAAGATGCATATCATTTAGCATTTATTCCATTTCAATTTTTAGGAGCATTTGCTGGACAAATTATTTTAAATTTCATTAACTGAAAACACATTAAAGAAACTGATTTAGCAACAGTTAGAGGAAATCACTGTACAGGTCCTGCTTTTGCTAACAAAGAAAAAGCAACTATATTTAACTTTTCATATGAATTAGTTGCTACACTAACATTAATTGGTTTAATTTTCGCCACTTCTAAAGGAGCTAATGTTACTTCATTATCACAGTTAGGACCAATTCCTGTAACACTATTAATTGTTGGATTAGGTATGTCATTAGGTTCATCAACAGGTTATGCATTGAATCCGGCTCGTGATTTAGGACCTAGAATTATTTACTGATTAATGGAATTAACTGTACTAAAAAGTAGAAAAGAAGAATTTGTTGGAGCAAATTGAGGATATTCATGAATTCCAGTTGTTTCTCCATTAGTTGCAGGGGCAATCATTGGCGGATTTGCTTTAATATAA
- the dhaK gene encoding dihydroxyacetone kinase subunit DhaK, translating to MKKLINDKNNIIEEMIQGILKTNKSVKRVDNFNVIYDTKYDKNKVALISGGGSGHEPAHMGFVGQGMLSAAVAGEVFTSPTPDQVEAAINHLNSNAGTLLIIKNYTGDKLNFEIAAQLASANNKQVETVLVDDDVAVENSTWTIGRRGIAGTIYVHKIAGAMAQKGASLSEVKRVAEKVIENVRTFGISLNSIYIPTTGKKSFELDENTIEFGLGIHGEPGIKREAIKSSKLIVQEMLDLILKDYNYQNSEVALMINGLGGTPEMELFIVANDAHNYLKEKNVNVYTSNVGNFMTSLEMQGISISLLKLDDELKELLMEPTEVKSWK from the coding sequence ATGAAAAAATTAATTAACGATAAAAATAATATCATTGAAGAAATGATTCAAGGAATTTTAAAAACAAATAAAAGTGTAAAAAGAGTTGATAATTTTAATGTTATTTATGATACAAAATATGATAAAAATAAAGTCGCATTAATTTCAGGTGGTGGTTCTGGACATGAACCTGCCCATATGGGGTTTGTTGGTCAAGGAATGTTGAGTGCAGCTGTTGCTGGAGAAGTATTTACATCACCTACTCCAGATCAAGTTGAAGCAGCAATTAATCATTTAAATTCAAATGCTGGAACTTTATTAATTATTAAAAATTATACTGGTGATAAATTAAATTTTGAAATTGCAGCACAATTAGCAAGTGCAAACAATAAACAAGTTGAAACTGTTTTAGTAGATGATGATGTTGCGGTAGAAAATTCTACTTGAACAATTGGTAGAAGAGGAATTGCCGGAACTATTTATGTTCATAAAATCGCTGGTGCAATGGCACAAAAAGGCGCTTCACTTTCTGAAGTTAAAAGAGTTGCTGAAAAAGTCATTGAAAATGTTCGAACTTTTGGAATATCATTAAATTCTATTTATATTCCAACAACTGGAAAAAAATCTTTTGAATTAGATGAAAATACAATTGAATTTGGTTTAGGTATTCATGGTGAACCAGGAATTAAAAGAGAAGCAATTAAATCAAGTAAATTAATAGTACAAGAAATGCTAGATTTAATTTTAAAAGATTATAATTATCAAAATTCAGAAGTTGCATTAATGATTAATGGTTTAGGTGGAACACCTGAAATGGAATTATTTATCGTTGCAAATGATGCTCATAATTACTTAAAAGAAAAAAATGTTAATGTTTATACATCTAATGTGGGTAATTTTATGACTTCATTAGAAATGCAAGGAATTTCCATTTCATTATTAAAACTAGATGATGAATTAAAAGAATTATTAATGGAACCAACTGAGGTTAAAAGTTGAAAATAA
- the dhaL gene encoding dihydroxyacetone kinase subunit DhaL, translating to MKITISELETIFQNIKKDLEKDEDYISQLDQQIGDGDHGFNIVRGFTEVLNINSNNLSISEYLMLVGRTLMAKVGGASGPLYGMSFINASTNLKNVTEFSFNELKILINSFVSTLQMLGKVNENEKTMFDVWKPLADFVNQFSLTEQNSLKLKEQLLEKIAILVEKTKDMQATKGRASYLKERSLGTIDPGSYSSKIILENIIKVLL from the coding sequence TTGAAAATAACAATTAGCGAATTAGAAACAATTTTTCAAAATATTAAAAAAGATTTAGAAAAAGATGAAGATTATATTTCACAACTAGATCAACAAATTGGTGATGGAGATCACGGCTTTAATATTGTCAGAGGTTTTACTGAAGTTTTAAATATTAATAGCAATAATTTATCAATTAGTGAATATTTAATGTTAGTAGGAAGAACATTGATGGCAAAAGTAGGTGGTGCATCAGGACCATTATATGGAATGTCATTTATAAATGCATCAACTAATTTAAAAAATGTAACTGAATTTTCATTTAATGAACTAAAAATTTTAATTAATAGTTTTGTTAGCACATTACAAATGCTTGGAAAAGTAAATGAAAATGAAAAAACAATGTTTGATGTGTGAAAACCACTTGCAGATTTTGTTAATCAATTTTCTTTAACTGAGCAAAATTCTTTAAAATTAAAAGAGCAACTTTTAGAAAAAATAGCTATTTTAGTAGAAAAAACTAAAGATATGCAAGCTACTAAAGGACGTGCTTCTTATTTAAAAGAAAGATCACTAGGAACAATTGACCCTGGATCATATAGCAGTAAAATTATTTTAGAAAATATTATTAAAGTTTTACTATAA
- a CDS encoding PTS-dependent dihydroxyacetone kinase phosphotransferase subunit DhaM, translating into MQKLFIIISHYYQLAKTIKEYLIKMMDIDENFIKIEAIGGINSGQEIGTEPMEILKIIENNDHINEIFIFSDLGSATLAASSIALMVNNKKIHVSKGAIVENCFAAYVLANSGAEFQDVVNASEEKLYK; encoded by the coding sequence ATGCAAAAATTATTTATAATTATTAGTCATTATTATCAATTAGCAAAAACTATTAAAGAATATTTAATAAAAATGATGGATATTGATGAAAATTTTATTAAAATCGAGGCAATTGGAGGTATTAATTCCGGACAAGAAATTGGAACTGAACCAATGGAAATATTAAAAATCATTGAAAATAACGATCACATAAATGAAATCTTTATTTTCAGTGATTTAGGAAGCGCAACATTAGCAGCTTCGTCAATCGCTTTAATGGTAAATAATAAAAAAATCCACGTAAGTAAAGGAGCAATTGTTGAAAATTGTTTTGCTGCTTATGTACTAGCTAATTCAGGAGCGGAATTTCAAGATGTAGTTAATGCATCAGAAGAAAAACTTTATAAATAA
- a CDS encoding ABC transporter ATP-binding protein, which yields MKIEKQKTLIELVDVDKEFGTKKVLNNVNLKIKKGDFVTLLGPSGSGKTTILRLIGGFEWTTRGEIKFNGLDIKDLPANKRDVSTIFQDYALFSHLTVSGNIKYGLRLKRYPKNDIKETVLKKLELNVEKWTQKAKEKMELLDKQQEEYTEKLNEQQLSKIKRAKIQKWLDDSDFKYSYWENYVNSKIEHFEKIHLTRKITKKEMEEEVQNIIKIVGLEGNENKNINELSGGMKQRVALARSLVIEPEILLLDEPLSALDAKIRQRMQQLLRSVQKKLGITFVFVTHDQDEALELSDKIAVIRDGEVEQYDSPKFIYDYPVNKWVANFIGDANFFDAEFVQPGRVKILNHMIETIHTEFEENEKLDGLVRPEDIILSRNAKSHYHGKVIKSVYKGSYYFIDVKVGEKIILAETTENFELGEEVYIHWTKSSLHLMKKDRKGFTGDDK from the coding sequence ATGAAAATAGAAAAACAGAAAACTCTTATTGAATTAGTTGATGTAGATAAAGAGTTTGGGACAAAAAAGGTTTTAAATAATGTTAATTTAAAAATTAAAAAAGGTGATTTTGTAACACTTTTAGGACCATCAGGATCTGGAAAAACTACAATTTTAAGATTAATTGGTGGATTTGAATGAACAACTAGAGGTGAAATCAAATTCAACGGACTTGATATTAAAGATCTTCCTGCTAATAAAAGGGATGTATCAACCATTTTTCAAGATTATGCTTTATTTTCGCATTTAACAGTTTCAGGAAATATTAAATATGGATTAAGATTAAAACGTTATCCTAAAAACGATATTAAAGAAACAGTTTTAAAAAAACTTGAATTAAATGTTGAAAAATGGACTCAAAAAGCTAAAGAAAAAATGGAATTGTTAGATAAACAACAAGAGGAATATACTGAAAAATTAAACGAACAACAATTATCCAAAATTAAAAGAGCTAAAATTCAAAAATGATTGGATGATTCTGATTTTAAATACTCATATTGAGAAAATTATGTAAATTCTAAAATTGAACATTTTGAAAAAATTCATTTAACTAGAAAAATTACTAAAAAAGAAATGGAAGAAGAAGTTCAAAATATTATTAAAATCGTTGGTTTAGAAGGCAATGAGAACAAAAACATTAACGAACTTTCTGGTGGGATGAAACAAAGAGTAGCACTAGCACGTTCATTAGTTATTGAACCTGAAATTTTATTATTAGATGAACCACTTTCTGCACTTGATGCTAAAATTCGTCAAAGAATGCAACAATTATTAAGATCGGTACAAAAAAAATTAGGAATTACATTCGTTTTTGTTACTCATGATCAAGATGAGGCACTTGAACTTTCTGATAAAATTGCGGTTATTAGAGACGGTGAAGTTGAACAATATGATTCTCCAAAATTCATTTATGACTATCCAGTAAATAAATGAGTTGCTAATTTTATCGGTGATGCAAACTTTTTCGATGCTGAATTTGTTCAACCTGGTAGAGTTAAAATTTTAAATCATATGATTGAAACAATTCATACTGAATTTGAAGAAAATGAAAAATTAGATGGTCTAGTAAGACCTGAAGACATTATTTTATCTAGAAATGCAAAAAGCCACTATCATGGAAAAGTTATTAAAAGCGTTTATAAAGGATCATATTACTTTATCGATGTTAAAGTGGGAGAAAAAATAATATTAGCAGAAACAACTGAAAATTTTGAATTAGGTGAAGAAGTTTATATTCATTGAACTAAATCGTCTTTACATTTAATGAAAAAGGATCGTAAAGGATTTACAGGCGATGATAAATAA
- a CDS encoding ABC transporter permease, giving the protein MINKLISKAKVNLNPRLSLSLVYIIFSIIFILLPMVLLLVKAVSPLKTDEEEIFDNYLLIKQPGTWIIMWRSVSIGLVTALICLIIALPYAFYVSTSKSRAFKIYSISLIVSPLIIFTIAKTFSLRALFVTMFDEASLNSYWFMLVGLVFLNLPFMIIPLYTVFKDMPKNILEASADLGYNRLQTLFKVVLPYGLKAIFSGIALVFLMAATSIIISDKLLPNGGQNQLIGNLINLNANPSNPFDLARSSSLVLITILVMLGIYAIVYFFPILILKLKGVKNV; this is encoded by the coding sequence ATGATAAATAAACTTATTTCTAAGGCGAAAGTTAATTTAAATCCAAGATTATCGCTTTCATTAGTTTATATTATTTTTTCCATTATTTTTATTTTACTGCCAATGGTTTTACTTTTGGTTAAAGCAGTTTCTCCATTAAAAACTGATGAAGAAGAGATTTTTGATAATTATTTATTAATTAAACAACCTGGAACTTGAATTATAATGTGAAGATCGGTTTCAATTGGTTTAGTAACGGCATTAATTTGTTTAATTATAGCCTTGCCTTATGCATTTTATGTTTCAACTTCCAAATCCAGAGCATTTAAAATTTATTCAATTTCTTTAATAGTTTCTCCATTAATTATTTTTACAATAGCTAAAACATTTTCTTTAAGAGCGCTTTTTGTAACAATGTTTGATGAAGCAAGTTTAAATAGTTATTGATTTATGTTAGTGGGATTGGTATTTTTAAATTTACCATTTATGATTATCCCTTTATATACTGTATTTAAAGATATGCCTAAAAATATTTTAGAAGCATCAGCAGATTTGGGTTATAACAGATTACAAACATTATTTAAAGTGGTTTTACCATATGGATTAAAAGCGATTTTTTCAGGAATTGCTCTTGTCTTTTTAATGGCGGCAACTTCAATTATTATTTCTGATAAATTGCTACCAAACGGAGGTCAAAATCAACTTATTGGTAATTTAATTAATTTAAATGCTAATCCATCAAATCCATTTGATTTAGCAAGATCGTCTTCACTTGTTTTAATTACTATTTTAGTTATGTTGGGTATTTATGCTATAGTTTATTTCTTTCCTATTTTAATTTTAAAATTGAAAGGAGTTAAAAATGTCTAA
- a CDS encoding ABC transporter permease — translation MSKIIEFFKKNEIIRKSYIWIILIIFYIPIFFGLVYSFNKPSDKDLISTTWNTFSWKGYEDLKTQGKLLALANSFIIAISTSIIVIIISLITVFALWKQKNKSVKSYVNSTSNIPLINPDIITAISLAILLTTLFGVLRATDEGMIRAIVSHVTMTLPYGIMLMFPRSEKFSKNLFEASQDLGYGKIKTWFKIYLTYMIPAIVFVFVIVTFLSFDDFIITRITSNTSTIGVELYQGTFKTWALALGAIMLVVTIVGNIAYISYKTYRSKKGVKNGNV, via the coding sequence ATGTCTAAGATAATAGAATTTTTTAAGAAAAATGAAATAATTAGAAAAAGCTATATTTGAATCATTTTAATTATTTTTTACATTCCAATATTTTTTGGACTAGTTTATTCTTTCAACAAACCATCAGATAAAGATTTAATTTCTACTACTTGAAATACTTTTAGTTGAAAAGGTTATGAAGATTTAAAAACTCAAGGAAAATTACTAGCACTAGCTAATTCATTCATTATTGCCATTTCAACTTCGATAATTGTAATTATTATTTCATTAATTACCGTTTTCGCTTTATGAAAACAAAAAAATAAGTCAGTAAAAAGTTATGTTAATTCTACTTCTAATATTCCATTAATTAATCCTGATATTATTACTGCAATTTCATTAGCAATTTTACTAACAACTCTTTTTGGAGTTTTAAGAGCAACTGATGAAGGAATGATTCGAGCAATTGTTTCTCATGTTACAATGACATTGCCTTATGGAATTATGTTAATGTTTCCAAGAAGCGAAAAATTTTCTAAAAATTTATTTGAAGCTTCGCAAGATCTAGGATATGGAAAAATAAAAACATGATTTAAAATTTATTTAACATACATGATACCGGCAATTGTTTTTGTCTTTGTTATTGTAACTTTTTTATCTTTTGATGATTTTATCATAACAAGAATTACTTCCAACACTTCTACAATTGGAGTTGAATTGTATCAAGGAACATTTAAAACTTGAGCACTAGCACTTGGAGCAATTATGTTAGTTGTAACTATTGTTGGAAATATAGCTTATATTTCTTATAAAACATATAGAAGCAAAAAAGGAGTGAAAAATGGCAATGTCTAA